From Sphingobium sp. B2D3C:
GTCAGCCGCTCGGCCGTGCGCTCGATCTCGCCGACACCGGGGAGGAAGGCCAGAACATCGCCCTGCGGCTCTTCGGCCAGCGCGCGACGGATCGCCGCCGCCATGCCATCCTCGATGCGCTGCTCCGCCGCCCGGCCGATATGCCGCAGATCGATGGGGAAAGACCGGCCCGCGCTCTCGATGACCGGCGCAGGCTTGCCCCCCACCGCCATGAGCGTGGCAAAGCGCGCACCATCCAGCGTGGCGGACATGGCGAGCAGGCGCAAATCCTCGCGCAGGCCGGATTGCGCATCGAGCGCGAGGGCCAGCCCGAAATCGCCTTCCAGGCTGCGCTCATGAACCTCATCGAACAGCACGGCGGCGACGCCGGTCAATTCCGGATCGGCCTGAGTGCGGCGCCGGAAAATCCCTTCGGTCACGACGAGGATGCGGGTGCGGGCGGATTGGCGGCTCTCCAGCCGAGTGGCATAGCCGATGGTATCGCCGGGCTTTTCACCGGCCAGATCGGCCATGCGCTCGGCAGCGGCGCGCGCGGCAAGCCGGCGCGGCGAGAGCAGCCAGATCTGCCCGCCCGCCACCCACGGCTCGCCCAGCAGAGCGGGCGCAACGCTCGTCGTCTTGCCCGCCCCCGGCGGCGCCACGAGCACGGCGTTCGGTCCTGCGCGCAAGGCGGCGAGCAGGTCGGGCAGGACCTCATGGATGGGGTGCGCAGCGGTCACGTCATCCGCTTATGCGGCGTCGCCGCCAATGCCAAGGTTGGCGGCGTAAAGGGATAGGAGCAAAGCCTGACCGCCGCAGCGTCATCCGAGGATGGAGAACATGGTTAATGCTTAACCACCGCCATGGATGCAATCTGCTCCTGCGATTGCACCCGCACGGCTCGAGTTCCGTGCACTTGTTCACTTAAGTCACGGAACTATCTACCTTTTGCCGCAACGCCCGAACGCTCCGCCTCTTTGCCGCGAAGAGGTATTGCTCTGTTAACCGTTCGAACCCATCCATGGTCTCGCTGAGGCGCAAGGCTTCGTAAAAATAGAAAGCTCGTCTGGCCCGGTTGGGCCTTTTGGGGGTCGTCCAAGTGCATGATCATATTGTGTCCGCCTCTTTGGCGGAACCGCACGGCGGGTTGCTGTCCGTGCGCCGTATCCCGTCTGCCTGCGGCCAGCGGCTGCGCACCATCGATGTCCGGCTGGCCGATCGGCCGGACCTGCGCGAGCAGGCGCATGATCTCCTGAACCGCATGTATGGATCGCGCGGTTATGGCATGGCGCATCTGCTCCCCGACAATGGCGATCACCAGGCCGTCTTCACGGCAGCGCTGGAAGATGCCGTAATCGCCACGCTCACCTTGACGGTGGACTCACCAGCCGGCCTTTCGACCGATCAGACGTTCCGCATGGAACTGGATGCCTTGCGCGAGGCGCCCGGTGCCCGCCTTTGCGAACTCACCAAGTTCGCGGTCGACCCGATGACCAAGTCCCCCTCCGTCCTTGCGGGGCTTTTTCATGTCATCTTCATTTACGGTATGCAGCGCTTCGATTGCACGGATCTGGTGATCGAGGTGCATCCACGCCATGTGCGCTATTATGAGGCCATGCTCGGTTTCGACCGGCTTGGCCCGCCGAAGATGGATGAGTCCGTCTCCTGGTGGCCCAAAGATACACCGGTACAGCTGATGCGCCTCAAGGTCTGCGATGTCGCCGACCAGATCAATCGCTTTGCCGGCCGCGCCGACAAGATCGGCCGCTCGCTCTACCCCTATTTCTTCTCGCGCGATGAGGAGCAGGACGTCGCACGGCGCGTCGCGCGCTTGTGGGACAGGGATGCGGGTTGCGCAGAACCGCGCAGCCGCAATGGCATGAGCGGCACCTTCTGGCGCAGCGCCGCCTGAATGGGATCATTCGCTGTCATGGCATGAAAATGGGGATCAACGGCTGCACCCGTTGATCCCCATTCTTTATCGAGGCCGTCCCGTGGGAGACGGTCAGGATCATCAGGCGAACTGGACCCGTGCGCTCGTGCGACGTGCGCGGCGCATCGTGTAGCCAAGGCTGCCGAAGCCGA
This genomic window contains:
- a CDS encoding N-acyl amino acid synthase FeeM domain-containing protein; its protein translation is MSASLAEPHGGLLSVRRIPSACGQRLRTIDVRLADRPDLREQAHDLLNRMYGSRGYGMAHLLPDNGDHQAVFTAALEDAVIATLTLTVDSPAGLSTDQTFRMELDALREAPGARLCELTKFAVDPMTKSPSVLAGLFHVIFIYGMQRFDCTDLVIEVHPRHVRYYEAMLGFDRLGPPKMDESVSWWPKDTPVQLMRLKVCDVADQINRFAGRADKIGRSLYPYFFSRDEEQDVARRVARLWDRDAGCAEPRSRNGMSGTFWRSAA